One part of the Marinobacterium rhizophilum genome encodes these proteins:
- a CDS encoding tyrosine-type recombinase/integrase — MATITDRQINAKPDSKDRWLNETVIRGHGVLIARITPSGQRSFYFRYTNSEGRRDRLPIGSYSREAQPGYLTLTQARLKAKELAALHQSGLPNIREHLQTEERQRQAERDIELVRLEQENQTHRSRRTVTELFEHWAKVDLVRRKDKGAEMRRLFTKEVFPLIGSIAVEDVRRRDITNITDTLLARGVPRMAKVTLSSLRQMFRFAVVREILDADPTAAISKTSIGGPSIERDRILSDDEIRQLQEGIPNAGLLITTEAAVWICFSTCCRIGELLAAEWRNVDLSKQEWVIPAENSKNGKPHTVYLSSFAIRHFEQLHALTGAGRWCYPNRDGSASVSSKTITKQLTDRQRPHEKGPMSGRSQNGQALLMPGGKWTPHDLRRTGATIMVASGVLPEVAERCLNHTEENKVKRTYQRHNYAKEMQEAWQILGQRLQLLTDDVAAHVISTTVD, encoded by the coding sequence ATGGCAACGATCACGGATCGACAGATTAATGCTAAGCCAGACAGCAAGGATCGCTGGCTGAATGAAACCGTTATTCGAGGTCATGGTGTATTGATAGCCCGCATAACACCAAGCGGCCAGCGCTCCTTCTATTTCCGTTACACCAATAGTGAAGGTCGCCGGGATCGGCTCCCCATCGGAAGCTATAGCCGGGAAGCGCAGCCAGGTTACCTCACACTGACTCAAGCCAGATTGAAGGCCAAAGAGTTGGCGGCACTGCACCAGAGCGGCCTACCTAATATCCGTGAGCACCTTCAAACAGAGGAGCGCCAGCGACAGGCTGAGCGGGATATCGAGCTTGTGCGCCTAGAACAAGAGAATCAGACGCACCGCAGCCGAAGGACTGTAACAGAGCTGTTCGAGCATTGGGCAAAAGTAGATTTGGTGCGCCGCAAGGACAAGGGCGCAGAGATGCGTCGCCTCTTCACCAAAGAAGTGTTCCCCCTAATCGGTTCGATCGCTGTTGAAGATGTTCGCCGCCGCGATATCACCAACATTACCGACACCCTTTTGGCACGAGGCGTACCTCGTATGGCGAAGGTCACACTCAGCTCACTCCGGCAGATGTTCCGATTTGCTGTTGTACGTGAAATTCTCGACGCCGACCCAACAGCAGCTATCAGCAAGACCAGCATCGGTGGACCAAGCATCGAACGAGATCGTATATTGTCGGATGATGAAATTCGCCAGTTACAGGAAGGAATCCCGAACGCTGGGCTGCTAATAACCACGGAAGCTGCCGTATGGATTTGCTTTTCCACCTGCTGCCGCATAGGAGAACTGCTAGCTGCTGAGTGGCGAAATGTTGACCTCAGCAAACAGGAATGGGTCATCCCCGCCGAAAACAGCAAAAACGGGAAACCTCACACCGTCTACCTCTCATCATTTGCAATTCGGCACTTTGAACAGCTTCATGCTCTGACCGGTGCAGGCCGCTGGTGCTACCCTAACCGCGACGGTTCAGCTTCAGTAAGCTCAAAGACCATCACCAAACAGCTGACTGATCGACAACGACCACACGAGAAAGGACCCATGAGCGGGCGAAGCCAGAATGGACAGGCTTTGCTAATGCCTGGTGGCAAATGGACTCCACATGACCTCCGCCGTACCGGAGCTACCATCATGGTCGCCTCAGGGGTGCTACCGGAGGTTGCAGAGCGCTGCTTGAACCATACCGAAGAAAACAAAGTGAAGCGCACGTATCAACGGCACAACTATGCCAAGGAGATGCAAGAGGCTTGGCAAATACTAGGGCAGCGGTTACAACTTCTTACGGACGATGTTGCCGCCCATGTCATTTCAACCACCGTCGACTGA